GAGAGATTACCTTGAAGGAGGACAGCGCCGTGTTCTTAATCTGGGCCACACCTTCGGGCACGCCATAGAGACGGCGCTCGCCTACCGGAATATCAGCCACGGCGAAGCTGTGGCATCCGGCATGCTCGACGCTGTTGATCTGAGTTTTTATCTCAGGCTCTGCGGGAAAGATGAACGGGGAAAAGCCCTTTCGCTGATCACGCGTGCGGGTTTTAAAAAAATAAAGATAGACAACGGTAAGCTCTTGAAACTCATTATGTCCGACAAGAAAGTGATTGACAGAAATCCGGTATTTGTATTAATAAAAGGGGCCGGCAAACCCCTTGTGAAAGAGGTGCCGGTAAAGGTGCTGAAAAAATGGCTGAAACATTAGTTAAGAAGATCATCTCATCAAAAACAGGAAAGGAAGTGCGCACGGGCGAGATCGTGATAATGCCCGTTGACAGGGCTTTCTGCCAGGACGGCACGGGGCCGCTTTCAATAGACGGCATAAAGAAGCTCGGAATAGGGCTTAAAAATCCCGCTAACTGTTATTTTTTCATAGATCACGCCGTGCCGCCGCCGAGAGCGGAGCTGGCGAACGCTCACAAGAAAATCAGGGATTTCGCAGTTTCCAGCAAAGCCAACTGCATAATGAGGGGCGTCTGCCATCAGATAATGGTTGAGGAATTCTCATCGCCTTATGATGTGATAGTCGGCGCTGATTCCCACACTCCCACATCAGGGGCGCTGGGGGCTTTCGCGGCGGGTTTCGGCTCAACGGATGTGGCGGCGGCCATGTCGGCAGGTTCCGTGTGGCTCAAGGTGCCGGAGAGTCTGGGTATTGAAATAAAGGGAAAGCTCAACAAGGGCGTAGCCGCCAAAGATGTCATAATAGACATCATCGGAAAAATAGGCGCGGACGGGGCCACATACAAGGTGATGGAATTTTTCGGCGAGGGTTTGAAAAACCTTTCGATGGACGGACGCTTCACAATATCCAACATGACCATAGAAGCCGGCGCGAAAACCGGCATATTCCCCGCCGACGAAACTGTGAGGGAATATCTCAAATCCCGCGGAAGAGAAGGTGATTTCCGGGAACTTCCCGCATCCGATGCCTCCGCTTACGAGAATATGATAAGCGAGGATATGAGCGAAATAGTTCCTATGGTGTCCTGCCCTCATCAGGTGGACAATGTCTCGCCGGCCTCGGAACTGGGGGATGTTAAAGTCGATGTCGTGCTGATAGGCACATGCACAAACGGCCGTTTCTCCGATTACGAGGCGGCTTACGAGATACTGAAAAAAGCGAAGAGCTTGAAAACGACTCTCATAATAGCGCCCGCCTCAAACACGGTGCTCAAGCGGCTCGCGGAAAGCGAGATGTTCCGTAAATTCGTGGATCTTGGCGCCAGCATCATCCCGCCCGGCTGCGGGCCCTGCTGCGGCGTGCACGCGGGCATCCTCGCCGACGGCGCCACGGCTCTTTCAACGGCCAACAGGAATTTCAAGGGCAGGATGGGCAATCCCGAATCTTTTGTTTATCTGGCATCGCCCATGACCGCCGCGGCAACCGCTGTGACGGGCAGAATAAGCGACCCGAGGGAGTTTTTATGATAAAGGGGAAAATACACATGTTCGGCGACGGCGTTTCCACTGACCTGATATGCCCGGGTAGATATTATCATCTCCGGGGGGATCTGCCGGAACTGGCCAAACACGCGCTTGAAGACGCGGATAAGGATTTTGTGAAAAACATGAAACCGGGCGACATCGTGGCGGCGGGTGAGAATTTCGGCTGCGGCTCGTCAAGGGAACACGCGGCGATCGTTATAAAACTTGTCGGCGCCTCATGCGTGATAGCGAAACAGTTCGCCAGGATATTTTTCAGGAACTGCATAAACATAGGGCTTCCGGCCGTAGAGATAGACACCTCCGGTTTTGAATCGGGCGACGAGACGGAAGTGGATCTCAAATCCGGCGTCGTGAGAAATCTGACGAAAGGGATAGAAAGGCGTTTCCCCCAGCTTCCCGAAAAGATGATAGCCATCTTGAACGCGGGAGGGCTTGTGAATTACATCAAGGAGAACAGAGGATTATGAAACACAGGATAACACTTCTTCCGGGAGACGGCATAGGCCCGGAGATAACGGAAGCGACAAAAAGGGTGATAGCCGCCACCGGCGTTGAAATAGACTGGGAAGAAATGCCGGCCGGTGAGAACGTGATGGAGAAATACGGCACGCCCATACCGGATGAGACGCTCGAGAGCATAAGGAAGAACAAGGTTGCCCTGAAAGGGCCGATAACCACTCCCGTCGGCGGCGGGTTCAGGAGCGTCAATGTCCACATAAGAAAGGTGCTGGACCTCTATTCCTGCCTGAGGCCCTGCAAGAGCTACGGCATCAAGGATGTGCCGTTTCCCGATCTGGATCTCGTCGTCGTGCGGGAAAACACAGAGGATCTCTACGCGGGGATAGAATTTAAGAAAGGCGACCCGAAGATACAGGAGCTCGGAAAACTCACGGGACATAAGTTTTCCGCGACCACCGGCATATCCATAAAACCCATATCCGAAGAGGCGTCAAGGCGCATAATAAAATTCGCTTTTGATTACGCCGTGAAAAACGGCAGAAAGAAAGTGACAGGCGTCCACAAGGCCAACATAATGAAACACAGCGACGGTATTTTCCTGGAAGTTTTCCGCGCCGTCGCCGCGGAATATCCTTCAATAGAGTCGGAAGACAGGATAGTGGATAACATGACCATGCAGCTTGTCAAAAAACCCCAGCTCTATGATGTGATGGTGCTACCCAATCTCTACGGCGATATAATTTCCGATCTCTGCGCGGGACTTGTCGGGGGCCTCGGCATAGCGCCCGGCGCGAACATAGGCGATGACATGGCCGTCTTTGAGCCGACACACGGCTCGGCGCCGAAGCACGCCGGTAAAAACCGCATAAATCCCATATCCATGATACTTTCCGGCGCGCTGATGCTCAATCACATAGGAGAGAGCGCTTCCTGCAAAAAAATAGAAAAAGCCGTCAGACAGCTCATAGAGGAAGGCGACACTCTCACCTATGATCTCGGCGGAACATCAAGCACCTCCGGCGTCGGCGATCGCCTTTCGGAAATAATAGAAGGGTGACTTTCAGCGAAAAAGTTTTACGGATAGTCTCTAAAATACCCCGCGGGCAGGTCTTTACTTACGGAGAGCTGGCCACGAGAGCGGGGAATCCCCGGGCCGCGCGGGCCGCGGGGAAAATCTTAAACGCGAACAAAAATCCTGAAAAGATTCCCTGCTACAGAGTTGTCAGAAAAGACGGCTCGACTGGAGGATATTCACGGGGACTGAAGAGAAAAATAGAATTGCTCAAGGCCGACGGAATCAAGCTGGTCAAGCTAAAGGGAAAATGGAGAATAGACAAATGCCATGGCAGCGTTCAGATATAATTTCTGTTTTGACAGCATCTCTTTTTGTCTGTGCTCTCGTTTTTTTTGGAAGCGGATGCCGGAGAAACGCGGAGGATGAGGATTTTGCCATGATGAGAAAAAATATGGTGAGGGAGCAGATAGCCGCCCGGGGCGTTACGGATCCGGCGGTTCTCGCCGCCATGGAAAAGGTGCCGCGGCATCTTTTCATCGACGAAAAATACACCGCTGTTGCCTATGACGACCATCCCCTGCCTATAGAAGAAGGGCAAACGATTTCGCAGCCCTACATCGTGGCTCTCATGACGGAGCTCCTCTCTCCGTCGAAGGATGACAGGATCCTTGAGATAGGCACGGGAAGCGGTTATCAGGCCGCTGTGCTGGGTGAGATAACGAAGGAAGTTTTTTCGGTGGAAATAATACCGT
Above is a window of Candidatus Omnitrophota bacterium DNA encoding:
- a CDS encoding protein-L-isoaspartate(D-aspartate) O-methyltransferase — translated: MPWQRSDIISVLTASLFVCALVFFGSGCRRNAEDEDFAMMRKNMVREQIAARGVTDPAVLAAMEKVPRHLFIDEKYTAVAYDDHPLPIEEGQTISQPYIVALMTELLSPSKDDRILEIGTGSGYQAAVLGEITKEVFSVEIIPSLAESAAERLKNLGYKNVRIKSGDGFLGWSEHAPYDGIIVTCAPKDIPEPLIAQLKEGGRLVIPVGEGFQELKLGEKKNGEFTVRDIIPVRFVPMTGIASEQR
- a CDS encoding 3-isopropylmalate dehydratase small subunit codes for the protein MIKGKIHMFGDGVSTDLICPGRYYHLRGDLPELAKHALEDADKDFVKNMKPGDIVAAGENFGCGSSREHAAIVIKLVGASCVIAKQFARIFFRNCINIGLPAVEIDTSGFESGDETEVDLKSGVVRNLTKGIERRFPQLPEKMIAILNAGGLVNYIKENRGL
- a CDS encoding 3-isopropylmalate dehydratase large subunit, whose amino-acid sequence is MAETLVKKIISSKTGKEVRTGEIVIMPVDRAFCQDGTGPLSIDGIKKLGIGLKNPANCYFFIDHAVPPPRAELANAHKKIRDFAVSSKANCIMRGVCHQIMVEEFSSPYDVIVGADSHTPTSGALGAFAAGFGSTDVAAAMSAGSVWLKVPESLGIEIKGKLNKGVAAKDVIIDIIGKIGADGATYKVMEFFGEGLKNLSMDGRFTISNMTIEAGAKTGIFPADETVREYLKSRGREGDFRELPASDASAYENMISEDMSEIVPMVSCPHQVDNVSPASELGDVKVDVVLIGTCTNGRFSDYEAAYEILKKAKSLKTTLIIAPASNTVLKRLAESEMFRKFVDLGASIIPPGCGPCCGVHAGILADGATALSTANRNFKGRMGNPESFVYLASPMTAAATAVTGRISDPREFL
- a CDS encoding isocitrate/isopropylmalate dehydrogenase family protein codes for the protein MKHRITLLPGDGIGPEITEATKRVIAATGVEIDWEEMPAGENVMEKYGTPIPDETLESIRKNKVALKGPITTPVGGGFRSVNVHIRKVLDLYSCLRPCKSYGIKDVPFPDLDLVVVRENTEDLYAGIEFKKGDPKIQELGKLTGHKFSATTGISIKPISEEASRRIIKFAFDYAVKNGRKKVTGVHKANIMKHSDGIFLEVFRAVAAEYPSIESEDRIVDNMTMQLVKKPQLYDVMVLPNLYGDIISDLCAGLVGGLGIAPGANIGDDMAVFEPTHGSAPKHAGKNRINPISMILSGALMLNHIGESASCKKIEKAVRQLIEEGDTLTYDLGGTSSTSGVGDRLSEIIEG
- a CDS encoding MGMT family protein, which gives rise to MKHLRRRRSPFGNNRRVTFSEKVLRIVSKIPRGQVFTYGELATRAGNPRAARAAGKILNANKNPEKIPCYRVVRKDGSTGGYSRGLKRKIELLKADGIKLVKLKGKWRIDKCHGSVQI